The nucleotide sequence GCGAGGTGAGCAGGTGGTGAAGGACCGGATTCCCTGGCGTTGTTGTGGGGCGGTGGGGGGCCTGCAATACCCTGTTTTGACGGTGGTGGCGATCATCGATCCCTCGACCAGCTAACCAAGCGCGACGCGACCATGGCGGTACCAGAGCCGTCCAATGATGCGTCCGAAAATTGCGGCACCAAGTCCTGCCCCAATGGTAATGATCGCATAGAATCCAGCTGCGAGAAAACCGAGATGGGCTATCTGCTCGGCAAGTGAGACCGCTAGCGTCGAGAGCGTGGTGAGCCCCCCGCAGAAACCAGTGGCAAGAAAGAGCCTGAGAAGAGGGCCCGATCGTAGCGAAACCAGCGGCAGTAGGGTCAGCGTGATGCCGATGACAAAAGACCCAGCGATATTAGCAGCGAAGATCCCTAGCGGGAAACGGAGTGAACTGCCAAGGTGGATCTCGAGCCAGTAGCGCAACAACGAGCCGA is from Ferrimicrobium sp. and encodes:
- a CDS encoding CrcB family protein: MRLLTRLGPIAVGGALGSLLRYWLEIHLGSSLRFPLGIFAANIAGSFVIGITLTLLPLVSLRSGPLLRLFLATGFCGGLTTLSTLAVSLAEQIAHLGFLAAGFYAIITIGAGLGAAIFGRIIGRLWYRHGRVALG